In one window of Culturomica massiliensis DNA:
- a CDS encoding hemolysin family protein, which produces MNELIVIIILIVLNGVLAMSEIALISVRKSHLSNEIKKGSKSARVVLKLVNEPDKFLSTIQIGITIIGILTGIYSGSVLADDFSEVLMGWGVSASVSRPLAQTVIVALVTYFTLIFGELVPKRIGMSVAERAAKVVARPMYLLALVASPFVWLLAKSTAFVFNLLGLKSDSGKVTEEEIRSIIQEGTKDGAVQEVEQDIVERVFMLGDLKVSSLMTHRSDVVALDINMSNTQIREVLEQNLYEVYPVIDHNFDNVKGIVTLKDLVFCFDKEDFDIGQVLSPATYFHESMNVYKVLGRMKEQRVSQALICDEFGTCQGIITLKDILEGLVGTIEDVYSEPDIIKRKDNEGWLVDGQCTLYDFLSYFEKEYLYSSDNDFNTVGGLVLKLLEHIPQSGECVEWKDFKFEIMDMDGARIDKILVVLTCSEMEK; this is translated from the coding sequence ATGAACGAGTTAATTGTAATTATAATTTTGATTGTATTGAACGGGGTTTTGGCTATGTCTGAAATTGCATTGATTTCCGTAAGAAAATCCCATTTGTCTAATGAAATAAAGAAAGGGAGTAAATCGGCCCGGGTGGTTCTGAAGCTTGTAAACGAACCGGATAAGTTTTTATCAACGATACAGATCGGAATCACCATTATCGGTATTTTGACCGGTATATATTCGGGGAGCGTGTTGGCTGATGATTTCTCTGAAGTTTTAATGGGATGGGGTGTTTCTGCTTCAGTATCACGTCCGTTAGCCCAGACTGTTATTGTGGCGTTAGTGACTTATTTTACCTTAATTTTCGGAGAGCTTGTTCCTAAGCGGATCGGAATGAGTGTAGCGGAAAGGGCTGCTAAGGTTGTAGCCCGTCCGATGTATCTGTTAGCATTGGTTGCTTCTCCTTTTGTCTGGTTGCTGGCAAAAAGTACGGCTTTTGTTTTTAATCTGTTGGGCCTTAAATCCGATTCGGGAAAAGTAACTGAGGAAGAAATCCGGTCTATCATTCAGGAAGGTACAAAAGACGGGGCTGTACAGGAAGTTGAGCAGGATATTGTCGAACGGGTATTTATGCTGGGGGATTTGAAGGTCAGTTCCCTGATGACGCATCGTTCGGACGTAGTCGCTCTGGATATAAATATGAGTAACACCCAGATCCGGGAGGTATTGGAACAAAATTTATATGAGGTTTATCCGGTGATTGACCATAATTTCGATAATGTCAAAGGGATTGTTACCTTGAAAGATCTTGTATTTTGCTTTGATAAAGAGGATTTTGATATTGGTCAGGTTTTGAGTCCTGCCACTTATTTTCATGAAAGTATGAATGTCTATAAAGTACTCGGGCGGATGAAGGAACAGCGCGTCAGTCAGGCATTGATTTGTGATGAATTCGGCACTTGTCAGGGAATTATTACTTTGAAAGACATTCTGGAAGGTTTAGTCGGAACGATTGAAGATGTATACAGCGAACCGGATATCATCAAGCGGAAAGATAATGAAGGTTGGCTGGTGGACGGACAATGCACTTTGTACGACTTTTTATCTTATTTTGAAAAAGAATACCTGTATTCCAGTGATAACGATTTTAATACTGTGGGCGGATTGGTGCTGAAACTGCTGGAACATATTCCGCAAAGCGGAGAATGTGTAGAATGGAAAGATTTTAAGTTCGAAATTATGGATATGGATGGGGCACGTATCGATAAAATACTGGTTGTCCTTACCTGTAGTGAAATGGAAAAATAA
- a CDS encoding flavodoxin gives MKKIGLFYKTDSSKTALVAQKIQQEFGKGIDIIHIEKAWKKEFESYDNIIAGTSTWFDGELPTYWDELIPELETLNLQNKKVAIFGLGDQVNYPDNFVDGIGILAEAMEKAGATVIGYTSPADYQFNRSLALKDNRLSGLAIDIENQSDKTEKRIKAWVKQLKQEFE, from the coding sequence ATGAAAAAAATAGGCTTATTTTATAAGACAGACAGCTCCAAAACAGCTCTCGTTGCTCAAAAAATCCAGCAGGAATTCGGAAAAGGCATCGACATTATTCACATCGAAAAAGCCTGGAAAAAGGAATTTGAAAGCTACGATAATATTATCGCAGGTACTTCCACCTGGTTTGACGGAGAATTGCCGACCTATTGGGACGAACTGATCCCCGAACTGGAAACATTGAACCTGCAAAATAAAAAAGTCGCTATATTCGGTTTGGGAGACCAGGTTAACTACCCCGACAACTTTGTCGACGGTATCGGCATTCTCGCCGAAGCAATGGAAAAAGCCGGAGCCACAGTAATCGGCTATACATCCCCCGCCGACTATCAATTCAACCGGTCACTGGCACTGAAAGACAACCGGCTGTCAGGACTTGCCATAGATATCGAAAATCAATCCGATAAAACGGAAAAGCGTATCAAGGCATGGGTCAAGCAACTGAAACAAGAATTTGAGTAA
- a CDS encoding thiol-disulfide oxidoreductase DCC family protein, with protein MQTILFDGYCNLCSSSVRFIRRRNSAASFHFIPLQSDAGQRLLQKNGINIKDNSTVVYIKDNRYFLRSSALLHICKDLGKGWQLIYYSLVPIPTFIRDPVYTLLARLRYRIWGRRNRCFLPPPSSRPE; from the coding sequence ATGCAAACAATATTATTCGACGGATATTGTAATCTATGCAGCTCCTCGGTCAGATTCATCCGACGCAGAAACTCTGCTGCATCCTTCCATTTCATCCCATTGCAATCAGATGCCGGACAACGTCTGCTCCAAAAAAACGGAATCAATATCAAAGACAACAGTACTGTCGTCTATATCAAGGATAACCGCTATTTTCTACGATCGAGTGCCCTTTTGCATATATGCAAAGACCTTGGAAAAGGCTGGCAATTAATTTACTATAGCCTGGTACCGATCCCTACGTTTATCCGCGACCCCGTTTACACCCTGCTGGCCCGTTTACGATACCGGATATGGGGCCGACGCAACCGTTGTTTCCTACCACCTCCATCATCCCGACCGGAATAG
- a CDS encoding DUF5063 domain-containing protein, with the protein MEDFQHVGYSKEVIEFVAVAKEFCDFVETIPSMERQDVFCRLQKFIPLIYLKGSLMPACDCDEEGLAEDSVTEEQYNYLYGELHRLFGEYDEYLEVFDDNMQYSEAPVIHSIAEKVCDIYQDLKNFIVSYRCGIPEVIGEALWTLNNNFELYWGRACAGVLRAVHQVVYRIVEEGIEKE; encoded by the coding sequence ATGGAAGATTTTCAGCATGTCGGTTATAGTAAAGAAGTTATTGAATTTGTAGCTGTAGCAAAAGAGTTTTGCGATTTTGTGGAGACAATACCTTCTATGGAGCGTCAGGATGTATTTTGCCGGCTTCAGAAATTTATTCCGTTGATCTATCTGAAAGGTAGTTTGATGCCAGCTTGTGATTGTGACGAGGAAGGTTTGGCCGAAGATTCGGTAACTGAAGAGCAGTACAATTATTTGTATGGGGAATTACACCGTTTATTCGGTGAGTATGATGAATATCTGGAAGTATTCGATGATAATATGCAGTACAGTGAAGCTCCGGTAATTCATTCTATAGCGGAGAAGGTTTGTGATATTTATCAGGACTTGAAAAATTTTATCGTATCGTATAGATGTGGAATTCCGGAGGTTATCGGGGAGGCATTGTGGACATTGAATAATAATTTCGAGTTGTATTGGGGAAGAGCGTGTGCCGGAGTGTTGAGGGCTGTTCATCAGGTTGTGTATCGGATCGTGGAAGAAGGAATAGAAAAAGAATAA
- a CDS encoding 3'-5' exonuclease, whose protein sequence is METIYQETITREEIETFPVFAFDGEIRVIENAGEVDEAVAYLSAHSCLGFDTETRPAFHKGETYPVSLLQLAAAERVYLFRLNKFGFTPSLRRLLADVRIKKIGVGIRDDLRMLKERESFTPASFVDLQDFVVKYGIKEKSFSKLMAIIFRVKISKRQRVTNWEALQLTPQQVKYAATDAWGALRMYDELLCHG, encoded by the coding sequence ATGGAAACAATATATCAGGAAACAATTACCCGGGAAGAAATTGAGACATTTCCGGTTTTTGCCTTTGACGGAGAAATCCGGGTGATTGAGAATGCGGGAGAGGTGGATGAGGCCGTTGCTTATTTATCGGCTCATTCTTGTCTGGGATTTGATACGGAAACTCGTCCGGCTTTCCATAAAGGAGAGACATATCCAGTCAGCCTTTTGCAATTGGCGGCTGCCGAACGGGTGTATTTGTTCCGTTTGAATAAATTCGGTTTTACGCCTTCGTTGCGCCGGTTATTAGCCGATGTTCGTATCAAAAAAATCGGAGTAGGTATCCGGGACGATTTGCGTATGTTGAAAGAGCGGGAAAGTTTTACGCCGGCATCTTTTGTGGATTTACAGGATTTTGTCGTAAAATATGGCATAAAAGAAAAGTCTTTTTCTAAACTGATGGCTATTATTTTCCGGGTAAAGATTTCGAAACGGCAACGGGTAACCAATTGGGAAGCACTTCAATTGACTCCCCAGCAGGTAAAATATGCCGCTACGGATGCGTGGGGAGCACTGCGGATGTATGACGAGTTATTGTGTCATGGGTGA
- a CDS encoding hybrid sensor histidine kinase/response regulator translates to MEKEQFTVIPICCEQEFENTDADLILLQYETLVPGQCNIIHRIRQNKSTRNTPVIFIASANDSNIIGECLNFESTDFVTLPLREKELILRIRHQLSLIEAQRTIKQQNEQLQQTLQARDKLYSVIAHDLRSPIGTIKMINAAIETEKEKITNPSIRKKFEMINETTEEAYNLLENLLRWTRNRHGKTKVIPTLFDLSIATRQVLSLFTTIAKAKNIRLTNQLLHSLPVYADEDMIKTVLRNLISNAIKFTYPDGNIELYSTVEKDYVTIAIKDNGQGIKKEDQKYLLQENHSVSTYGTRNEKGSGLGLILSQEFIKLNNGKLYFTSAEGQGTTFYFALPKAKPQSPMTQ, encoded by the coding sequence GTGGAAAAAGAACAATTCACCGTCATTCCCATCTGCTGCGAGCAAGAATTCGAGAATACCGATGCCGATTTGATATTATTACAATACGAAACACTTGTTCCCGGTCAATGTAATATCATACACCGAATCCGCCAAAACAAATCGACCCGGAATACACCGGTTATATTTATCGCTTCGGCAAACGACAGTAATATCATCGGCGAATGCCTCAATTTCGAATCCACTGATTTCGTCACTTTACCGTTACGAGAAAAAGAGCTTATTCTTCGCATCCGGCACCAATTATCGCTAATTGAAGCCCAACGGACCATTAAGCAACAAAACGAACAACTCCAACAAACACTGCAAGCCAGAGATAAACTGTATTCTGTCATTGCACATGACCTGCGTTCGCCGATCGGAACAATAAAAATGATCAATGCAGCCATCGAGACTGAAAAGGAAAAGATTACCAATCCCAGCATCCGGAAAAAATTCGAAATGATCAATGAAACAACGGAAGAAGCCTATAACTTACTGGAAAATCTATTACGCTGGACACGTAACCGGCATGGAAAAACAAAGGTCATTCCGACTCTATTCGACCTTTCTATAGCAACGCGTCAGGTACTGTCACTTTTCACCACCATTGCAAAAGCCAAAAATATCCGGTTAACGAATCAGCTTCTCCATTCCTTACCGGTATATGCGGATGAGGATATGATCAAAACAGTACTTCGGAATCTGATATCCAATGCTATAAAATTCACTTATCCGGATGGTAATATCGAATTGTATTCGACTGTCGAAAAAGATTATGTAACCATTGCCATCAAAGACAACGGGCAAGGTATCAAAAAAGAAGATCAAAAATATCTACTACAGGAAAATCATTCGGTCAGTACTTATGGAACACGCAACGAGAAAGGCAGTGGCCTGGGCCTGATCTTAAGCCAGGAATTCATCAAATTAAACAACGGAAAGCTTTATTTTACCTCGGCAGAAGGACAAGGAACGACATTCTACTTCGCTCTCCCCAAAGCAAAACCGCAATCACCCATGACACAATAA